In the genome of Kutzneria kofuensis, the window GACGTCGCCCTCGGCCAGGACGTCCGCCTCCATCGTGGTCAGCGGCCGCAGCAGCAGGGCGACCAGGCCGGGCCGGTCCAACGCGATGTCGGTCATCACCTCGATGGCCCGGCGGTCCCGCGCCGGCCCCGGCGGCAGGCCCCCGACCTGCTCCAGCGCCCGGCGCGCGTGCGTCCGCCCCTCCTCGATGGCCGCCGCGTAGAGGGCGTCCTTGCTCGGGAAGTGGTGCAGCAGCCCGGCTTTGGACAGCCCGACCGCATCTGCCAGCGACTGCAGCGACGTGTGCGCGAAGCCGTGCTGCGCGAACAGCGCCGCGGCGCGATCCAGGATGCCCTGGTC includes:
- a CDS encoding TetR/AcrR family transcriptional regulator; the protein is MARQFRQQVDQGILDRAAALFAQHGFAHTSLQSLADAVGLSKAGLLHHFPSKDALYAAAIEEGRTHARRALEQVGGLPPGPARDRRAIEVMTDIALDRPGLVALLLRPLTTMEADVLAEGDVFAFEAFAVDPEAGDPDRLIRVTGALGALAVLCLAAHQIGDRTLWRAQIIATCFDALGHERKA